The following are from one region of the Nicotiana tabacum cultivar K326 chromosome 3, ASM71507v2, whole genome shotgun sequence genome:
- the LOC107782687 gene encoding uncharacterized protein LOC107782687, whose protein sequence is MVSIKILWKSSGLINIALLLLSVESAAMRGDGKNQLEVVGDDIDAVTLTNLLRKNLRQAELVSVGPASAAGGGNKDKAGSDTKPQASAAAMSQWQTPYYYTYPQYPVYQVRDSYDHQPGCSIM, encoded by the coding sequence ATGGTTTCAATCAAAATATTGTGGAAGTCATCAGGATTAATTAATATTGCTCTTCTTTTACTTAGTGTGGAATCAGCAGCTATGAGAGGGGATGGGAAAAATCAGTTAGAAGTGGTGGGAGATGATATTGACGCTGTGACACTGACAAATTTGCTCAGAAAGAATTTGAGGCAGGCGGAACTGGTCAGCGTAGGCCCTGCTTCTGCTGCTGGTGGCGGCAATAAGGACAAAGCTGGTTCTGATACGAAGCCTCAAGCTTCTGCTGCGGCCATGTCACAGTGGCAAACTCCCTATTACTACACCTATCCTCAGTACCCAGTTTATCAAGTTAGAGATTCATATGATCATCAACCTGGCTGTTCTATTATGTAA